A section of the Stenotrophomonas sp. 364 genome encodes:
- a CDS encoding short-chain fatty acyl-CoA regulator family protein has translation MNSQPIHRQIGLRLLKLREQRGYSQVELARALGLSASYLNQMERNKRPLTPAVQQKLREVLGDVSGLFDVDEPGALQEALSETLRDLGLDDVSSTELRAMAGNLPQVSQALLDLHRRHLALREHAAALEFQLGDVHAGQALPAGDQVRDFFNRMHNHIPELDDLAEQLFGEWGLVAGHVAPRLRQLLADRHGVLVEVAPLQAGREKRVYDGGSRTLWLPDYLEPGQQAFQMAAELALLGYAAQIDAVIARAGFREPEQVAQARIGMSNYFAGALVMPYAQFLRAAEHSSYDIDALAHRFGVGFEAVCHRLSTLARRSAPGLPFFFIRVDRAGNVSKRHSATDFHFSQVGGSCPLWIVYEAFNQPGRVLTQTARMPDGRRHFWLARQVSSGPIGHGQPRKTFAVALGCDLQHAERLIYTRGLDIQSPGNSVSIGPGCRVCPREDCMQRAFAQLPGRG, from the coding sequence GTGAATAGCCAGCCCATCCACCGCCAGATCGGCCTGCGCCTGCTCAAGCTGCGCGAGCAGCGCGGCTACAGCCAGGTGGAGCTGGCCCGGGCGCTGGGGCTGTCGGCCAGCTACTTGAACCAGATGGAGCGCAACAAGCGCCCGCTGACGCCGGCAGTGCAGCAGAAGCTGCGCGAGGTGTTGGGCGACGTTTCCGGGCTGTTCGACGTGGATGAGCCCGGCGCGTTGCAGGAAGCGTTGAGCGAGACCCTGCGCGACCTGGGGCTGGACGATGTGAGCAGCACCGAGCTGCGCGCCATGGCCGGCAACCTGCCGCAGGTGAGCCAGGCCCTGCTGGACCTGCACCGCCGCCACCTGGCGCTGCGCGAACATGCCGCCGCGCTGGAGTTCCAGCTGGGCGACGTGCATGCCGGGCAGGCGCTCCCCGCCGGCGACCAGGTGCGCGATTTCTTCAACCGCATGCACAACCACATTCCCGAGCTGGACGATCTGGCCGAGCAGCTGTTCGGCGAGTGGGGGCTGGTGGCCGGTCACGTGGCGCCCCGGCTGCGCCAGCTGCTGGCCGACCGCCACGGGGTGCTGGTGGAGGTGGCGCCGCTGCAGGCCGGGCGCGAGAAGCGGGTCTACGACGGTGGCAGCCGCACGCTGTGGCTGCCCGATTACCTGGAGCCGGGCCAGCAGGCATTCCAGATGGCGGCCGAGCTGGCGCTGCTGGGCTATGCGGCGCAGATCGATGCGGTGATCGCACGTGCCGGTTTCCGCGAGCCGGAGCAGGTCGCGCAGGCGCGGATCGGCATGTCCAACTATTTTGCCGGCGCGCTGGTGATGCCGTATGCGCAGTTCCTGCGGGCGGCCGAGCACAGCAGCTATGACATCGATGCGCTGGCGCACCGCTTCGGGGTGGGCTTCGAAGCGGTGTGCCATCGGCTGAGTACGCTGGCGCGGCGCAGTGCGCCGGGCCTGCCGTTCTTCTTCATCCGCGTGGACCGGGCCGGCAATGTGTCCAAGCGGCACTCGGCCACCGACTTCCACTTCTCGCAGGTGGGCGGGTCGTGCCCGCTGTGGATCGTGTACGAGGCGTTCAACCAGCCCGGACGCGTGCTCACCCAGACCGCGCGCATGCCCGACGGACGCCGCCACTTCTGGCTGGCGCGGCAGGTGAGCAGCGGCCCGATCGGGCATGGGCAACCGCGCAAGACCTTCGCGGTGGCGCTGGGCTGCGACCTGCAGCATGCCGAACGGCTGATCTACACGCGCGGGCTGGACATCCAGAGCCCGGGCAACTCGGTCTCCATCGGCCCGGGCTGCCGCGTATGCCCGCGCGAAGACTGCATGCAACGCGCATTCGCGCAGCTGCCAGGCCGCGGGTAG
- a CDS encoding CoA-acylating methylmalonate-semialdehyde dehydrogenase — MTVAAPRIRMLIDGQFIESASSHWQNVVNPATQDVLAQVPFATPSEVDAAVASAKEAFKTWRKTPIGTRARIFLKYQQLIREHMSELAHILSAEQGKTVPDAEGDVFRGLEVVEHAAAIGNLQLGELANNVANGVDTYTLLQPLGVCAGITPFNFPAMIPLWMFPMAIATGNTFILKPSEQDPMVTMRLVELALEAGIPKGVLNVVHGGEEVVNAICDHPDIKAVSFVGSTRVGTHVYNRASLAGKRVQCMMGAKNHAVVLPDANKEQTLNAMVGAAFGAAGQRCMAASTLVLVGEAREWVPDLVAKAKTLKVSGGSVAGTDVGPVISCAARERVEALIASGVEQGAKLVLDGRNPQVDGFEKGNFVGPTIFDGVTPGMRIYDEEIFGPVLVILEADTLEDAIALINANPNGNGTALFTQSGAAARKFQEDIDVGQVGINVPIPVPVPLFSFTGSRASKLGDLGPYGKQVVMFYTQTKTITSRWFDDETLGHGVNTTISLK; from the coding sequence ATGACTGTTGCAGCGCCCCGTATCCGCATGTTGATCGATGGCCAGTTCATCGAATCGGCCAGCTCGCACTGGCAGAACGTGGTCAATCCGGCCACCCAGGACGTCCTGGCCCAGGTTCCGTTCGCCACCCCCAGCGAAGTCGACGCCGCCGTCGCCTCGGCCAAGGAAGCGTTCAAGACCTGGCGCAAGACCCCGATCGGCACCCGTGCGCGCATCTTCCTGAAATACCAGCAGCTGATCCGCGAGCACATGAGCGAGCTGGCCCACATCCTCAGCGCCGAGCAGGGCAAGACCGTGCCCGACGCTGAAGGCGATGTGTTCCGCGGCCTGGAAGTGGTCGAGCACGCGGCCGCCATCGGCAACCTGCAGCTGGGCGAGCTGGCCAACAACGTGGCCAACGGCGTGGACACCTACACCCTGCTGCAGCCGCTGGGCGTGTGCGCGGGCATCACCCCGTTCAACTTCCCGGCGATGATTCCGCTGTGGATGTTCCCGATGGCCATCGCCACCGGCAACACCTTCATCCTCAAGCCGTCCGAGCAGGACCCGATGGTCACCATGCGCCTGGTCGAACTGGCGCTGGAAGCCGGCATTCCCAAGGGCGTACTGAATGTCGTGCACGGCGGCGAAGAGGTGGTCAACGCGATCTGCGACCACCCCGATATCAAGGCCGTGTCCTTCGTCGGCTCCACCCGTGTCGGCACCCACGTGTACAACCGCGCCTCGCTGGCCGGCAAGCGCGTGCAGTGCATGATGGGTGCCAAGAACCATGCCGTGGTGCTGCCGGACGCCAACAAGGAACAGACCCTCAACGCGATGGTCGGTGCCGCCTTCGGCGCGGCCGGTCAGCGCTGCATGGCCGCCTCCACCCTGGTGCTGGTCGGCGAAGCACGCGAGTGGGTGCCGGACCTGGTGGCCAAGGCCAAGACGCTGAAGGTGAGCGGTGGCAGCGTTGCCGGCACCGACGTCGGCCCGGTGATCTCCTGCGCCGCGCGCGAGCGTGTCGAAGCGCTGATCGCCTCGGGCGTGGAGCAGGGCGCCAAGCTGGTGCTGGATGGTCGCAACCCGCAGGTGGACGGCTTCGAGAAGGGCAACTTCGTGGGCCCGACCATCTTCGACGGCGTCACCCCGGGCATGCGCATCTACGACGAGGAAATCTTCGGGCCGGTGCTGGTGATCCTGGAAGCGGACACGCTGGAAGACGCCATCGCACTCATCAACGCCAACCCGAACGGCAACGGCACCGCACTGTTCACCCAGTCCGGCGCGGCGGCCCGCAAGTTCCAGGAAGACATCGACGTGGGCCAGGTGGGCATCAACGTGCCGATCCCGGTGCCGGTGCCGCTGTTCTCCTTCACCGGTTCGCGCGCTTCCAAGCTCGGCGACCTGGGCCCGTACGGCAAGCAGGTGGTGATGTTCTACACCCAGACCAAGACCATCACCTCGCGTTGGTTCGACGACGAGACCCTGGGTCATGGCGTCAACACCACCATCAGCCTGAAGTAA
- a CDS encoding acyl-CoA dehydrogenase family protein, which yields MSHSMTTELDEAQQAYREAARDFAQAELAPHAARWDAEGIFPREAIAKAGELGFCGLYMDPEVGGSGLSRLDAAVVIEELANVDPSTAAYVSIHNMASWMVAKWGQESLRAAWGADLSSGTKLASYCLTEPGAGSDAASLKTSAVRDGDDYVLNGSKAFISGAGATELLVVMARTGGPGAGGISAIAVPADLPGISYGRKEEKMGWNSQPTRGITFENVRVPVSHLLGEEGSGFKLAMKGLDGGRINIAACSLGAAQGALDAARRYMGERRQFGKALSEFQALQFKLADMATQLVAARQMVHGAARKLDAGASDATVWCAMAKRFATDAGFNICNDALQIHGGYGYIREYPIERLLRDSRVHQILEGTNEIMRVIVARHLLNTDEELR from the coding sequence ATGAGCCACTCGATGACGACGGAACTCGACGAAGCGCAGCAGGCCTATAGAGAGGCTGCGCGTGACTTCGCCCAGGCCGAACTGGCGCCGCACGCCGCGCGATGGGATGCGGAGGGCATCTTTCCGCGCGAGGCGATCGCCAAGGCAGGGGAACTCGGGTTCTGTGGCCTGTACATGGACCCCGAGGTCGGTGGCAGCGGCCTGAGCCGTCTGGACGCCGCCGTCGTCATCGAGGAGCTCGCCAACGTGGATCCGTCCACGGCGGCCTATGTCAGCATCCACAATATGGCCTCGTGGATGGTGGCCAAGTGGGGCCAGGAGAGCCTGCGTGCCGCATGGGGCGCAGATCTCTCCTCCGGCACCAAGCTGGCCTCGTACTGCCTGACCGAACCGGGCGCCGGTTCGGACGCGGCCTCGCTGAAGACCAGCGCGGTGCGTGACGGCGACGATTACGTACTCAACGGCTCCAAGGCCTTCATCTCCGGCGCCGGTGCCACCGAGCTGCTGGTGGTGATGGCGCGCACTGGCGGTCCCGGTGCCGGTGGCATCAGTGCGATCGCGGTGCCGGCCGACCTGCCGGGCATCAGCTACGGCCGCAAAGAAGAGAAGATGGGCTGGAACAGCCAGCCCACGCGCGGTATCACCTTCGAGAACGTGCGGGTGCCGGTCAGCCACCTGCTGGGCGAGGAAGGCAGCGGCTTCAAGCTGGCCATGAAGGGCCTGGACGGCGGCCGCATCAACATCGCCGCGTGCTCGCTGGGCGCGGCCCAGGGCGCGCTGGACGCCGCGCGCCGCTACATGGGCGAGCGCCGCCAGTTCGGCAAGGCGCTGTCCGAATTCCAGGCGCTGCAGTTCAAGCTGGCCGACATGGCCACCCAGCTGGTCGCCGCCCGGCAGATGGTGCACGGCGCCGCGCGCAAGCTCGATGCCGGTGCCAGCGATGCCACGGTGTGGTGCGCAATGGCCAAGCGCTTCGCCACCGACGCCGGTTTCAACATCTGCAACGACGCGCTGCAGATCCACGGCGGCTACGGCTATATCCGCGAATACCCCATTGAACGGTTGCTGCGCGATTCGCGCGTGCACCAGATCCTGGAGGGCACCAACGAGATCATGCGTGTGATCGTGGCCCGCCACCTGCTCAATACCGACGAGGAACTGCGATGA